A single window of Gossypium hirsutum isolate 1008001.06 chromosome A10, Gossypium_hirsutum_v2.1, whole genome shotgun sequence DNA harbors:
- the LOC121208305 gene encoding uncharacterized protein, whose translation MSFGIVLDVPKEHSQTRSIALLWHMGPVGVKKQAHALFTATRAIQSDTSSGMTIHFDAAFNRRDFKSMASLVVRDQMGVILATKTVLNSNVSTSFAAEAYAGLHSINLGLSMGIHSVTVKGDSRTIIKKCQTSMQDKSVIGAIISDIQKKSEFFQEIRFQFINRIENILAHKIAEEVLRRGEETHLEGEALHHIYVCSEGRWSRLPD comes from the exons ATGTCTTTCGGTATTGTC TTGGATGTTCCAAAAGAGCACTCCCAAACAAGGTCGATTGCTTTGCTGTGGCATATGGGTCCTGTGGGGGTCAAGAAACAAGCTCATGC CTTATTTACAGCTACGAGGGCCATTCAGAGCGATACGAGTTCTGGGATGACGATTCACTTTGATGCTGCTTTTAACCGAAGGGATTTCAAATCGATGGCAAGCCTGGTGGTTCGGGATCAGATGGGAGTAATTCTTGCTACGAAGACGGTCTTAAATTCAAATGTTTCAACTTCTTTTGCAGCAGAAGCTTATGCAGGTCTTCACTCGATTAATCTTGGACTTTCCATGGGTATACACTCAGTTACGGTAAAGGGGGATTCACGAACCATCATAAAGAAATGTCAAACATCGATGCAAGATAAGTCAGTTATAGGAGCAATCATCAGTGATATTCAAAAAAAGTCGGAGTTTTTTCAAGAAATCAGGTTCCAATTTATCAATAGAATCGAGAACATCTTGGCTCATAAAATTGCAGAAGAAGTGCTAAGAAGGGGAGAAGAAACACACCTGGAAGGAGAGGCACTACACCATATTTATGTGTGTTCGGAGGGAAGATGGAGTAGGCTCCCAGATTGA